A window of Flavobacterium flavigenum contains these coding sequences:
- a CDS encoding DUF1843 domain-containing protein: MGVVMLYAAGIREAIASNDLEKMIAVAEQAKQTVREQGDLSSALLELLEAIESLRK, from the coding sequence ATGGGAGTAGTAATGCTTTATGCAGCAGGAATCAGAGAAGCGATTGCTTCAAATGATTTGGAAAAAATGATTGCAGTAGCCGAACAAGCTAAACAAACTGTAAGAGAACAAGGAGATCTAAGTTCAGCTTTATTAGAATTGTTAGAAGCGATTGAATCTCTAAGAAAGTAA
- a CDS encoding DUF1843 domain-containing protein: protein MGVMMPYGVAIREAIASNDLAKMEAVAEQAKQTIKEQGDLSAALLELLEAIEKLKK from the coding sequence ATGGGAGTAATGATGCCATATGGTGTTGCTATCAGAGAAGCAATTGCCTCAAATGATTTAGCAAAGATGGAAGCCGTTGCAGAACAGGCTAAACAAACAATAAAAGAACAAGGTGATTTAAGTGCAGCTTTGTTAGAATTGCTTGAAGCAATTGAAAAGTTGAAGAAATAA
- a CDS encoding DUF1843 domain-containing protein, with the protein MGIIMAYGAAIREALASNDLAKMEAVAEQAKQTIKEQGDLTAALLELLEAIDLLKKKNK; encoded by the coding sequence ATGGGAATAATAATGGCATACGGAGCCGCTATCAGAGAAGCTTTGGCCTCAAATGATTTAGCAAAGATGGAAGCTGTTGCCGAACAGGCAAAACAAACCATAAAAGAGCAAGGCGACTTAACTGCAGCTTTACTAGAATTGTTAGAAGCGATTGATCTTCTAAAAAAGAAAAATAAATAA